Proteins from a genomic interval of Corynebacterium deserti GIMN1.010:
- a CDS encoding ABC transporter substrate-binding protein, with amino-acid sequence MTQGQGLNRARRGLFVLLCAALFTSCVPAPPESFTEGSATLRYQSSSLNINIIELADALGYLDGITLENVGTIQSGMEAIEGIENHEVDVATVAFNGLIAGEIATGAPIKAVAASYGVSGNESSAILVNEDSDIRSIADLDGKTIGMNTRGAQGAATIEYYVTHAGLDEEFFHSITLRPVPSEVIEDRLFQGQVDAVWVGNTALQRALASDRFRILMRDSSVLGPHNSGSVIVHNDLIGDDPETVERLVKGVSQAIEYSRAHSNHEVLQAYLDYLDSTGQGNRKAIYQAWTGTGIPTEGGLLEDDDFLIWAEWIERNFGVPPEELDLAKVYTNEFNPYAK; translated from the coding sequence ATGACGCAAGGGCAAGGACTGAACAGAGCACGGCGTGGTCTGTTTGTACTCTTGTGCGCCGCCCTTTTCACCTCATGCGTCCCCGCCCCTCCGGAGTCATTCACAGAAGGCTCCGCTACGCTGCGCTATCAATCTTCGTCCCTCAACATCAACATCATTGAGCTTGCCGACGCTTTGGGTTACCTGGACGGCATCACACTTGAAAACGTGGGCACTATCCAAAGCGGTATGGAGGCCATTGAGGGAATTGAAAATCACGAGGTCGACGTGGCAACGGTGGCATTCAATGGTCTCATTGCGGGTGAGATCGCCACTGGTGCGCCCATTAAAGCAGTGGCAGCCAGCTATGGAGTGTCGGGAAATGAATCCTCGGCGATTTTGGTCAATGAGGATAGTGACATCAGAAGCATCGCGGACCTCGACGGCAAAACAATTGGCATGAATACCCGCGGCGCGCAAGGGGCTGCCACCATTGAGTACTACGTCACACATGCGGGCCTCGATGAGGAGTTTTTTCATTCCATCACTTTGCGGCCCGTTCCTTCTGAAGTCATTGAGGATCGGCTGTTCCAAGGACAGGTTGATGCGGTATGGGTGGGAAATACTGCTTTACAGCGAGCTTTGGCGTCGGATCGTTTCCGGATTCTCATGCGGGACTCCAGTGTGTTGGGTCCCCACAACTCTGGCAGCGTCATTGTCCACAACGATCTCATCGGCGACGATCCGGAAACTGTAGAACGGTTGGTAAAAGGGGTATCGCAGGCCATCGAATATTCCCGAGCTCATTCGAACCACGAGGTGCTACAAGCCTATCTGGACTATCTTGACTCCACAGGTCAAGGCAACCGCAAAGCGATTTACCAAGCGTGGACTGGCACCGGCATCCCCACCGAGGGTGGGCTATTGGAAGATGATGATTTCCTCATCTGGGCAGAGTGGATCGAACGCAACTTTGGGGTGCCTCCAGAGGAACTCGATCTGGCGAAGGTATACACCAATGAATTCAACCCCTACGCTAAATAA